ATAACTCACAATTTGAAGAGTTAGATGAGTAAAATAGAGTATAGCAGAAGCAATCATCAATCCTATTTTGATGATTGCTTCTGCTTGTTTATTGATGCTATCTTTTTCAGATTTTAAATTAAGAAAAACTAAAGAGTCATAAAATAACTTGAAAAAATTTTTTTCCAGCGTTACTATTTAACAAAATAAATAGATAAATAACCTTGTTAGGTGAGGCTCCTATACAAACACAGGCTATTGCGCAGAAACGTCGAAAGACGCCAATGTGTAAAACAGGAATTGTCGAATTAAGGCTTTTCATAAAATAGCTAAGAATTTTTCTTTACGTTGTATAGTGCTAAAACTCAGACGATGAGATTGATTGAAAGTCAAACGTCTTAGGGAAAGCATGTTTGGCTTTTTTCTTTTGGTAAATAAGAGTCAACTGTATGCCTTTAGATGATTCACTACTGTCAATTAAGAATCAAAATTTTTTTAGTTGTATGATATTCCTGTGAAAAGTACTTGGAAATAATCTTTAACTTGGTTGTTTTACTGAATATATGAATGAAGGGATTTATCACATGTATACGTTGAAAGAAAAGAAATTTACTCCAGCAGTTTTAAGTGTCGTATTTTTTTCATTGCTAACCTTTTTAGTTGTAAAACAAGAATCATGGTTTGTTCAGTTAGATTCAGCGATTTATCACTTTAATTGGAAACCGAGTCAATTACTGACCAGTATTGTGGATTTAGTTGCCAAAAGTGCTACGATCATGCCGATTTTTGTTGTTAGCTTGATAGTCTCATTTATACTTTGGCGAAATAAACATAAGTTATTGGCAGTTTGGCTAAGTAGTAATGTCTTAGTAGTCAGCGCTTTTGGATTTGTCTTAAAGCAGCTTGTGGCGCGGCAGAGACCAAATGTAGAACAGTTGGCTGAACGAACTTCCTATAGTTTTCCAAGTGGGCATTCGCTCTTAGCCATGTGCTTAGCTTGTTCGATGATCATGATTTTACAAACCGTTTATTCAAAGGAAATGAAGCATTACAAGTTTTTTAAAAACACTTTGATCGTGTATGTTCTTTTGATTGGATTGAGCCGGATTTATTTACGAGTTCATTATCCGAGTGATGTGCTTGCAGGTTTTCTTTTAAGCTATACTTGGGTCAAGTTCTCTTTTGTTTTCTTGCAAAGAGTGTACCTTAATAGAGAATTTTCTACTCCTATTGCTAAAAAAAAGTTCATTCAAAGAACTATTTTAGGTACGCTAACAGTGCTTTTACTAGTCGTTGCTGGAGCTTCAGCTTATGGTGCTGCGGTGTTTCAAAAAGTCCAAAAAACTGCCGATAAAATGTATCAGCCACTAAATCGAAAAAATAAAGCCGCAGAGTTAGGAAATAGTGAACCTGCGAGTTTCTTACTGTTAGGTATCGCAAATGATTCTAAACGCAAAACAGATTTTCGAGCAAATACGATTATGGTGGTCACCGTCAATAATCAATTGAAGAAAACTACGATCACAAGTATTCCCAGAGATGCTTATGTCGAAATCATTGGGAAAGATGGCGTCTATGACAAAATCAATCATGCTCATTCCTTTGGTGGAGACGAGATGATGATCGATACGGTTGAACATTATTTAGATATCCCAATCAATCATTATTTTGTGATCAATATGGATGGTTTAGCAGCTTTAAGTGACGCAGTTGGCGGTGTCACCGTCAATAATGATTTTGAGTTTGATGCAGAAGGAATTCATTATCCAAAAGGGGAACAGCATTTAGGCGGCTGGGAAACATTACAGTATGCGAGAATGCGCTATGAAGATCCTTTAGGCGATTACGGCAGACAAAAGAGGCAGCGAGAGGTAACGATTCAGCTTACCAAAGAATTAACTTCGATGAAAAGTGTTTTTCGTTATCAAGAATTACTCGACGTAATAGGAGAAAATGGTCAAACCGATATGACCCTGGATCAAATGACTCTTTTAATGAAAAATTATCAAAAAGCCCTAGAAAACATTGAAAGTTATCAAATGCAAGGGGAAGGATTTACAGGTGATGGCTATACTGGGGAAGAAGGGATTTCTTATCAGAGTATTTCAGATGAGGAAAAGCAAAAAATCACCACGGAATTAAAGAAACAATTGAATATAATGGAACAGTAAAAGAAGAAACTCATTTTTTCAACTTCCAATTGTCAGATGTCTTTTTCTTTTGGTATAATCTGATTTATAGAAGTGGAGGAATGTTAGTATGATAAAAGTAGCAATCATTGGATATGGAAACCTTGGACGCGGGGTTGAACGTTCGATCAAACAAAACAAAGATATGGAATTAGTCGGTGTCTTTACAAGAAGAGCTCCTGAAACGGTGCAAACAGAAGGTTCTAAAGCATTTACGATGGAGCAATTGAAACACAAAAAAGGTGAAATCGATGTCTGCATTCTTTGCGGCGGTTCAGCGACAGATTTGCCAACACAAACACCGGAGTGGACTCATTTATTTAACACGATCGATAGCTTTGACACACATGCTAAGATTCCAGAGCATTTTGCGAAAGTGGATCAAGTAGCAAAAGAAAATCAAACAACGTCGATTATCTCAACAGGATGGGACCCAGGTTTGTTTAGTTTGAATCGTTTGTATGCACAAAGCATTTTACCAGTTGGACAGACGAATACATTTTGGGGTAAAGGTGTTAGCCAAGGTCATTCCGATGCATTACGACGAATTGACGGTGTATTAGATGCCGTTCAATATACAATTCCAAACAATGATGTTATAGAGAAGCTCAAAGCTTTAGAACAACTGGGTTTGACTACTCGAGATAAACATTTTAGAGAATGTTTTGTTGTGCTTGAAAATGAATCACAGGCAGAAAAAATTCGCGAAGAAATCATTACAATGCCGAATTACTTTGCAGATTATGATACTGAGGTTCATTTTATTTCTCAGTCTGAATTGGATCAAAAACATAAAGCGATGCCTCATGGCGGCACGGTACTGCATACAGGAACAACACATGAAAATACCAAGCAAGTCATCGAATATAATTTACAGCTGGAGAGTAATCCCGAATTTACGGCAAGTGTCTTAGTTGCTTATGCTAGAGCCTGTGTTCGTTTGGCTAAGGAAAAACAATTTGGGGCATATACTGTTTTAGATATTGCGCCTAAATATTTGTCTACTCGAACAGACGAGGAATTGAGAAAAGAGTTATTGTAGAAAAAACTAAATCAAGAACATAAAGAGAATGTTAAATTGTAGCATTCTCTTTTTATTGTTTAATAATGGGTCAAAATAATCTTTTGAGATGAAGATAATGACTAGATTACGGGATAATTTTGATGGACTAGAAATTGATTGCGATTGTATAAGACTTAAATAACGATTAAGGAAAGAGTGGACAAACATGTTAAAGAAAGAGACCATTTTTGGATGTTGTAAAAACGAATTTGAACTGTTATTTATTTTGAAACTACCTTATGATTGATTTGTGAAATAACTATCAATGAAAGATAAGGGGATGCAAATGGAAAAGAAAGTAAAGAAATCAAGGGTCAAAAAAGTCATAACAACGTTACTATTGCTTAGTAGTCTATTTGGAGTAAGTTTATATTTTGGTGTAACGGCACAAGCAGCACCGCCAACTGGGAAAAAAGTAAAGATGAGTGCTTATACGATGAATGGGGACTTTAAAGGTAACTTTAGAAAAACCCTAGAAGTTGGCAATTGGGAGTACGCTGTTTTAGGTACGAGTAGTGATGGTGTTTATTTAGATCATGAAGGGTTAAACATATATACGATCAGATCAGTTAATCCATATACGAGTGGTTATGATTATTGGAACTTTTCAACTAGAGGTTATATTTATTTAGATACTAAAAGTAATGCGAAACGTTTTGTCATTGTTGACAAAGGGGACGGTTACTACAAAATTTTTCACAATGGCATCCCGATCAATACATATTTTTGGGGTGGTGGTATACTGAGTTATATCAGTGTTGGTGAAGCTAGTGGTTACGATGAAACAAAGTGGAAATTTCAGTAAAAAGTTACGAGGCTGAGACATCATCATATCCCAGCCTCGTTGTTTGTTAGAGTATTCAAAGAGTTTTTTAAATGTTAGAAATAGCCACTGACAAAACATTAAAGACATGTTCTAAATCTTCTTGTGTACCACGAAGCTCATAGTCAGCTAAAAAAGGAAAATCAAATTTCTGAGCATATTGTTTAGCAGTTAAACAATATTGGTGGTTAAAATTTTTATTTCCACTGCCGACTACACCTAAACAATAACGGAAATTTTCCTGATACTCTAGATATTCTCTCATCGTTTCCGTAAGAATTTCTGTATCACCATTATCAACTCCATTTCCTCCATCTAAGTAAGTTGGCACGAAAGTGAAAAAAGATGTTGTTTCTTTTTCAAGAGTCGAATTCTCTTGAATTTCTTTTACTTCGATTTGAGTGTTATGCTCAGTAGCAGCATATGAAACAAGACGTTTTACAAAAGAGCGGGTATTACCTGATATTGATATATAAAGGATTTTCAATGTTTACCCTCCTAAAAATTTTAAGATTTAAAGCGATTGTTCATTTTAGCACAAACGAGCTAATCTAACTATAGTAAATGATCGACAAATTTACAACTTTTTTATTAATTCTATTCAGATAAAAGTCACAAACGGGAAAAAATACACTCAGTTTTAATATTTGTCAATCACTTATACATTGCATATAATGTTCATATAAAAAGAAAAGAGGAGCCAATATGTCTTATAAAGTAGATTTTAAAAATGTCTCAACAGTTGGTTTTGAAACATCTCCAGTGGCAGATGCATTGGCAGGTTTACGTGCAAATGAAGCTCGTTACTATTGGAACAAATACAAACATGAATTCGTAACTGTACCGGTAAGTGATGCTCCTGAAACCTTAGCATGGATCGAAAAAGTGTTAGCAGAACGTCAGATGACATTTCCTTATAAAGCGTTAGAGGTTTCAAGTTTTGAAGTAGATGGTATCAAGATGGCTTACGTTTTTTATGAAAATGGTTTAGTTGTTAATGTGATGTATACAATTGAAGAAGGTGGGAAACGTGCTGTTGGGTTTAAGTTATCTGATGGAATGGATATTCCAGTAGAATTTGAAGGCAAGTTTAAATTTGCACGACAAAAGTCAAAACTGGCGGGGACAATCCGCGGCTCTTTTTTCGTGATAAAAGGGAAGTACTAATATAATTGGAGCTAAAATGTAAAAAGTGACTAGATTGATTTTTTTAAATCGATCTAATCACTTTTTTTATAAAATTAAGTATGATCGTTGCAGTAAAACTTCTCATAGAGCCAATCATTCAGCTTCATCTCTACCTTAGCATCACCAGCATTCGGTGCTTTATTAACTAATTTTTTTCCAGCTTTTAAACAATCTAAAGCAGACTGAGGGTCATGTTTAACAAAATAATAATAAGCTGCTTCTATTCGTTTATTCCCCATTAAAGGTTGCTTCAAACTCATTTTTACTTTTTTATCCGTCCATAATTGAGTGATTCGAGGATCATCAGGGTGAGTGATGGATAAAGAGAAAATCAACTCTTTTTTCACTTCTATTTGGTAGATCTCAATCAAGTTATCTAATTGACTCCATAGTGATTCTAATATGTTATTTAAACCAGTCCAATCGAAGGCTTCTGCCAATCGAGCGATTTGTAAAAATTGCTGATACTCGTTGAAATAGGTTTGCTTAGGTTCTGTTGGCATCAAATCAAAATAGCTATCAGGAAGTTGCATGTAAGTCAAACCTTGATTCAGCTGATAATTCACTTCAAATTGTACATATAACAAAAATTGCTGTTCCTCACTAGAAGAAGCAATTTTTAGACTCATTCCATCATTAAAGCCCATCGGAAAAACATTTGTAACAGCTATGAAAATACCTGTAAGAACAAAAACTGCAGCAATCATAGAATGAGGTACCAATAAAATCCCAATAATGCTACTGGTCACTATATTTGCTAAAACACCACCTAATAAGTATAAACGAAATGGAAAGCGTCCTTTTTGATAAGGCGGAGGTGCCATCAAACATTGTCCTAAAGTTCCTGGAACTTTCAAGCGACGAAAGACGATCGTCCCATCCTGTTGCCAGACCCACATAAAAGAAAAAATCCGATAACTTACCATTTTATATCCAGTTAATTGTCCAAAAATCCCATGTCCAGCTTCATGGATGATAACATGGAGAACAAATGAAATACCTATTGCGAAGAAAAAGACCACTATATCAAATCCAGACAACGTATTATCTGCTAATAAATACCCCGCAAAATAACCGCTTACTCCTCCAACGACCAACATCACCAAAATAGAAAAAACTTGTTTCAATTTCATTTTCATATTACTCCTCCCTCTATCCCTTATTCTACCTTAAAATCAAAGAGAGAATGAATCAAGTTTAATATTCGGCTATTTTATTGAAAAAACTACTTCAGTAGTAAAGAAGATGTTTAATTCCTTTACTTTTAATGAAGAGCATGTTACGATTTTGATGTTGTTATACAAACAACCACTAAAAATTAAATAGAACCCATCACAAAGGGGAGCCTTGGCTGAGAATGAGTAACCACTCTAAACCCTTGAACCTGTTCGTTAGTACGAGCGTAGGAATTGTGATGGAGTAAATAGCAACTTTTACTCCTCCTTTGTGAATCGGTCGTTCTAGAGGGAGGATTTTTTTATGCAAAGAAAACAGGAGTTACAAGTATGGATCGAAGGAACGATCGTTGCAGCGATTGCGATGGTCTTATCTTTTGTTCCAACGAATATTGGGAGTAGTTTTTCAATCTCATTAGGGATGATTCCGATCACTCTTTTTGCTTTACGAAGAGGAGCCAAAGCAGGATTCTTTTCTGCCTTTATTTGGGGCTTGTTGCATTTTCCAACGGCTCAGGTGTATTATTTGATGCCTGTCCAAGTGATTATTGAGTATATTTTGGCGTTTGGGTTTGCCGGTTTTGCAGGAGTATATAGTGGGAAGTTGCAAGAAGCAATTGGCAATAAAGAGTATGGGAAGAGTAGTCGAATTATTCTTTATGCTTCTTTTTTCGGAACACTTATGCGCTATTTTTGGCACTTTATCGCAGGAGTCATTTTCTGGGGAAGCTTTGCGCTGTGGGGCATGAATCCTTGGTTATTTTCATTTGTAATGAATGGACTAAGTGGTGTGGCTACGGCAATCGCAACGTCAGTTGTGCTGTTATTATTACTTAAAATCAATCCTAAACTGTTTCTTCCGACCAAAAAGGCACAAATTAGTCAGCACAATAATGAAACTGAATAAAATAGTGGGCATTTGAAATAAATTAATGATCTGAGCTAAAGCCGAATAAAGGTTTAGCTCTTTTTTTATGTATAAAAAAATTAATTGAAACCTACTAGGAGTTTTTTTACACTATTAGGGTGAAGAGGTGAGAAAATGGGGAAGTTTACTTATTCAGAACTTTTACTGATCAAAAAAGCAATCAAAGGAGATACAAAAGCGTTAGGGAAAATTTTACGTAAAAACCACGAGTACATTTATAAAATGGCCTATATCTACATTGGCAACAAAGAAGACGCGCTAGACATCATGCAAGAAGCAACCATTCAATCGATGAGCTCGATTCATACGTTAAAAGAGCCTAGCTACTTTTTGACGTGGTTTTGTACGATCATGGCAAGACAAGCGAGCAAAGTAATCAAACAAAAAATTCAAATCCGTGAGTTACAAAATAGCCCAGAATTTGAAGAGGAAGCTGATTTAGAAAAAAATGAAAATCAAGCAATCGATGTATTAGAGTCGGTCATGAATTTAGAGGATAAATACCGTTTGATTTTACAATTATTTTATTACCAAGGTTTTTCTGTGAAAGAAATCAGTGAACTATTAACGATGCCAGAAGGAACAGTCAAAACGAATTTGAAACGAGGACGTGAAGCACTTAGGAAAGTATTAGGGGAGGATTATTATGTCTGAAAATGAGAAAAAAATTTTACAAAAAGCGATGAACCAAATCGAAGTACCAGAAGAAGAATCACTCGCAGCACTTAGTGGAAATTCAGAACGAGGCCAAGGTCGATACCTCATGTCTAAATACAAATGGGGGGAAATTATTTTATCTAGTTTAGTCATGATATGTTTGTTTTTTATTGGTACCTTGATGTGGCCGAAAACCGAAAAACCGAACAAACCAGCTTCTGAAATTTCAACTGCAATTGAACCAGCCAAAACTATTTCAGCAAAATTGCTACAGTCAACGAAGTATTGGAAAGTTCAAAGTGAAGAGAATTATTATCAGTTTAATGAAGGTGAAGTTCGTATGATCATCAAGCATTTTACATTTATGGAACCTAAATATACCCTTGAAGGGGATCAACTAACTATTTTTTCTAGTGTATTTAACGATAAAGATGAATTAGTAGCAGATGTCCAATTATATCAAGTCAAAATGGAAGGCGCAAACTTGATTCTAGAACCGAAATCATCTGACCTTAAACGAATGATCTTAGAGCCTCATAACGAAGAAATTTTTCCGTATACAGAAGAAACAATCAAAAAATTGAAACCTGCAATTGATCCAGATTTGACAGCCTATTCGTCATGGACCTCCATTATTAAAGGAAATGACGGCTTAAATAGCACGGTTACTTTTGACGGATTTCTGCGAAAGGAGAAACTTGATGGCGAGGACAGATGGCTAACGACAACGTATGAAGTGAACGGAAATCATATTTTAGTAAATTATGGTGGATATACTGTTGGTCAAAGTATGTACTGGGATGGGGAAAATATTATCTTATGGCCAGTGTCTAATTCTCTTGAAAAATCGGAAGATCGAAAAGA
This sequence is a window from Enterococcus sp. 7F3_DIV0205. Protein-coding genes within it:
- a CDS encoding phosphatase PAP2/LCP family protein, whose protein sequence is MYTLKEKKFTPAVLSVVFFSLLTFLVVKQESWFVQLDSAIYHFNWKPSQLLTSIVDLVAKSATIMPIFVVSLIVSFILWRNKHKLLAVWLSSNVLVVSAFGFVLKQLVARQRPNVEQLAERTSYSFPSGHSLLAMCLACSMIMILQTVYSKEMKHYKFFKNTLIVYVLLIGLSRIYLRVHYPSDVLAGFLLSYTWVKFSFVFLQRVYLNREFSTPIAKKKFIQRTILGTLTVLLLVVAGASAYGAAVFQKVQKTADKMYQPLNRKNKAAELGNSEPASFLLLGIANDSKRKTDFRANTIMVVTVNNQLKKTTITSIPRDAYVEIIGKDGVYDKINHAHSFGGDEMMIDTVEHYLDIPINHYFVINMDGLAALSDAVGGVTVNNDFEFDAEGIHYPKGEQHLGGWETLQYARMRYEDPLGDYGRQKRQREVTIQLTKELTSMKSVFRYQELLDVIGENGQTDMTLDQMTLLMKNYQKALENIESYQMQGEGFTGDGYTGEEGISYQSISDEEKQKITTELKKQLNIMEQ
- a CDS encoding diaminopimelate dehydrogenase, whose translation is MIKVAIIGYGNLGRGVERSIKQNKDMELVGVFTRRAPETVQTEGSKAFTMEQLKHKKGEIDVCILCGGSATDLPTQTPEWTHLFNTIDSFDTHAKIPEHFAKVDQVAKENQTTSIISTGWDPGLFSLNRLYAQSILPVGQTNTFWGKGVSQGHSDALRRIDGVLDAVQYTIPNNDVIEKLKALEQLGLTTRDKHFRECFVVLENESQAEKIREEIITMPNYFADYDTEVHFISQSELDQKHKAMPHGGTVLHTGTTHENTKQVIEYNLQLESNPEFTASVLVAYARACVRLAKEKQFGAYTVLDIAPKYLSTRTDEELRKELL
- the nrdI gene encoding class Ib ribonucleoside-diphosphate reductase assembly flavoprotein NrdI, with translation MKILYISISGNTRSFVKRLVSYAATEHNTQIEVKEIQENSTLEKETTSFFTFVPTYLDGGNGVDNGDTEILTETMREYLEYQENFRYCLGVVGSGNKNFNHQYCLTAKQYAQKFDFPFLADYELRGTQEDLEHVFNVLSVAISNI
- a CDS encoding phage tail protein; this translates as MSYKVDFKNVSTVGFETSPVADALAGLRANEARYYWNKYKHEFVTVPVSDAPETLAWIEKVLAERQMTFPYKALEVSSFEVDGIKMAYVFYENGLVVNVMYTIEEGGKRAVGFKLSDGMDIPVEFEGKFKFARQKSKLAGTIRGSFFVIKGKY
- the thiT gene encoding energy-coupled thiamine transporter ThiT, which encodes MQRKQELQVWIEGTIVAAIAMVLSFVPTNIGSSFSISLGMIPITLFALRRGAKAGFFSAFIWGLLHFPTAQVYYLMPVQVIIEYILAFGFAGFAGVYSGKLQEAIGNKEYGKSSRIILYASFFGTLMRYFWHFIAGVIFWGSFALWGMNPWLFSFVMNGLSGVATAIATSVVLLLLLKINPKLFLPTKKAQISQHNNETE
- a CDS encoding sigma-70 family RNA polymerase sigma factor, yielding MGKFTYSELLLIKKAIKGDTKALGKILRKNHEYIYKMAYIYIGNKEDALDIMQEATIQSMSSIHTLKEPSYFLTWFCTIMARQASKVIKQKIQIRELQNSPEFEEEADLEKNENQAIDVLESVMNLEDKYRLILQLFYYQGFSVKEISELLTMPEGTVKTNLKRGREALRKVLGEDYYV